A single Bosea sp. PAMC 26642 DNA region contains:
- a CDS encoding threonine ammonia-lyase → MSEPFAITPQDIEEAAGRIQGHVLRTPLVPAPRLSDLTGATVLVKHENMQATASFKERGAVNKLLTLDADERARGVIAMSAGNHAQAVAYHARRFGIPATIVMPETTPLVKVENTRSHGARVVLHGETLYESAQKARELAQAEGLVFVHPYDDAAVMAGQGTIAREMLDDAPDLDVLIIPLGGGGLMAGNAVAAKAIKPAIELIGVEAELYPSFYNAVNAEDLDVGGATLAEGIAVKTVGVQTLPIVSSLVADIVLVGEDLIERAVNAYACLQHTLAEGAGATGLAAMLKEPARYAGRKVGLVLCGGNIDTRLLAAIMVRELEREDRIIAFRLTTSDRPGLLGKVASLLGDEGANILEVSHGRLFLDVPAKGVTLDVTVETRGASHSQAIEAALRTNGYAPRRILPRGLVEPGR, encoded by the coding sequence ATGAGCGAGCCCTTCGCGATCACCCCGCAGGACATCGAGGAGGCCGCCGGCCGGATCCAGGGCCATGTGCTGCGCACGCCGCTGGTGCCGGCGCCACGCCTGTCCGACCTCACCGGCGCGACCGTTCTGGTGAAGCACGAGAACATGCAGGCGACGGCCTCGTTCAAGGAGCGCGGCGCGGTCAACAAGCTGCTGACGCTCGACGCGGATGAGAGGGCACGCGGCGTCATTGCCATGTCGGCCGGCAACCACGCCCAGGCGGTGGCTTATCATGCGCGCCGCTTCGGCATCCCGGCGACGATCGTGATGCCCGAGACGACGCCGCTGGTGAAGGTCGAGAATACCCGCAGCCACGGCGCCCGCGTCGTGCTGCATGGCGAGACGCTGTATGAATCCGCCCAGAAGGCGCGCGAACTGGCGCAGGCCGAGGGGCTGGTTTTCGTCCACCCTTACGACGACGCCGCGGTGATGGCGGGACAGGGCACGATCGCCCGCGAGATGCTCGACGACGCGCCCGATCTCGACGTGCTGATCATCCCGCTCGGCGGCGGCGGGCTGATGGCCGGCAATGCGGTCGCGGCGAAGGCGATCAAGCCCGCGATCGAGCTGATCGGGGTCGAGGCCGAGCTTTACCCCTCCTTCTACAATGCGGTGAATGCCGAGGATCTCGACGTCGGCGGAGCGACGCTGGCGGAGGGCATCGCGGTCAAGACGGTGGGCGTGCAGACGCTGCCGATCGTCTCCAGCCTCGTCGCCGACATCGTGCTGGTCGGCGAAGACCTGATCGAGCGTGCGGTCAACGCCTATGCCTGCCTGCAGCATACGCTCGCCGAGGGCGCGGGCGCGACGGGGTTGGCCGCGATGCTGAAGGAGCCCGCGCGCTATGCCGGCCGCAAGGTCGGGCTCGTGCTCTGCGGCGGCAATATCGATACCCGCCTGCTCGCGGCGATCATGGTGCGCGAACTGGAGCGAGAGGACCGCATCATCGCCTTCCGCCTGACGACAAGCGACCGGCCGGGCCTGCTCGGCAAGGTGGCCAGCCTACTCGGGGACGAAGGCGCCAACATCCTGGAGGTCAGCCACGGCCGACTCTTCCTCGACGTGCCGGCCAAGGGCGTGACGCTCGACGTCACCGTGGAGACACGCGGCGCCTCGCATTCGCAGGCGATCGAGGCGGCCTTGCGCACGAACGGCTATGCGCCGCGACGAATTCTGCCGCGGGGTCTTGTGGAACCGGGTCGCTGA